One genomic segment of Phoenix dactylifera cultivar Barhee BC4 unplaced genomic scaffold, palm_55x_up_171113_PBpolish2nd_filt_p 001590F, whole genome shotgun sequence includes these proteins:
- the LOC103700029 gene encoding ribosomal biogenesis protein LAS1L-like, with the protein MLSLREESSQSGVQLTSEEMSRQALGKRKRYILGFGDGPKPSSSSSTPSRVSQDHVGELQKLKAEMEEMKMEREELRRQLEQERREREEEKKEREEEQKQIAHLTSLVAEFLKEKTQTHKSSIHHDGAMYSTDTWWSYEHVKSSFWYMDSFCSDDHGGVVYK; encoded by the exons ATGTTGAGCTTGCGAGAAGAATCTTCCCAATCCGGTGTGCAATTAACATCAGAGGAGATGTCTAGGCAGGCACttggaaaaaggaagagatacattcttggatttggggatgggccgaagccctcttcatcttcttccacaccTAGTCGTGTGTCACAGGACCATGTTGGGGAGTTGCAGAAACTTAAAGCTgagatggaggagatgaagatggagcgtgaggagctacggaggcaattggagcaggagaggagagagcgtgaggaggaaaagaaagagcgaGAGGAAGAACAGAAGCAAATTGCACATCTTACAAGTTTGGTGGCAGAGTTCTTAAAGGAAAAGACTCAAACGCACAAGTCATctatccatcatgatggggccatGTATTCAACTG ATACATGGTGGAGTTATGAGCATGTGAAATCTAGTTTCTGGTACATGGATAGCTTTTGTTCAGATGATCATGGTGGAGTTGTCTACAAGTAG